In the Wyeomyia smithii strain HCP4-BCI-WySm-NY-G18 chromosome 2, ASM2978416v1, whole genome shotgun sequence genome, one interval contains:
- the LOC129724931 gene encoding uncharacterized protein LOC129724931 has translation MGSPLSPILADIVMENLLTKAITQAHVPVQFIRKYVDDLFLVLHKDQVDHTLAIFNEQNPNIKFTCETEDRGRLPFLDLLVVRHDDGSIKTDWYVKPISSGRILNYHSFHSTDQKLAVVRNFIDRVRGLSTIKTDEEKNQVIYSQLRKNDYPHKLISRLLIQPARDDRVEKPSSFKSIPFIHGLSTTIKKILQNSDPTTSISFSNQNTVGHLYHTAKDPVPYKNKSNVVYQIACRDCHGKYIGMTSNKLRCRMYGHQSHVNTLDKLLSNGHQNEDHEIQQLRGKTAMIDHCIQYNHRFDLNTPAILDSAYKSQALQVLEMCHIATTTNTVNHRTDTDNLSCAYANLLLSIKDRREMRNASSKKSRTEHTTLNNTPPTQTQTQPPIVHHLFAGNS, from the coding sequence ATGGGAAGCCCCCTCTCTCCTATTCTGGCTGATATCGTTATGGAAAACTTGTTAACCAAAGCGATAACACAAGCCCATGTTCCAGTGCAGTTCATACGAAAGTATGTAGACGACCTTTTTCTCGTCCTGCACAAAGATCAGGTAGACCATACTCTTGCCATATTCAATGAACAAAACCCCAACATTAAGTTCACGTGTGAAACGGAGGATCGAGGAAGGTTACCGTTCTTAGATCTGCTTGTAGTAAGGCACGACGACGGCAGCATAAAAACCGATTGGTATGTTAAACCAATATCATCAGGTAGAATACTAAACTACCACTCCTTCCACTCTACCGACCAAAAGCTGGCTGTAGTACGTAATTTCATTGACCGTGTCCGTGGGCTAAGTACCATCAAAACTGACGAAGAGAAGAACCAGGTCATCTACAGTCAGCTCCGTAAAAATGACTATCCGCATAAACTAATTAGCAGACTGCTGATACAGCCAGCGAGGGATGACAGAGTAGAAAAACCATCCAGCTTCAAATCTATTCCGTTCATCCATGGCCTCTCTACCACCATCAAAAAGATTCTCCAAAACAGCGACCCAACTACGAGCATCTCTTTCAGTAACCAAAACACTGTGGGGCACTTATATCACACAGCTAAAGACCCTGTACCGTACAAAAACAAAAGTAACGTTGTATATCAGATTGCTTGCCGAGACTGCCACGGCAAGTACATTGGTATGACGTCGAACAAACTTCGTTGTCGTATGTACGGacaccagtcacatgtaaataCACTGGACAAACTGCTCTCCAATGGCCACCAAAACGAAGATCATGAAATCCAACAACTCCGGGGAAAGACAGCAATGATCGATCACTGCATCCAGTACAACCACCGCTTCGACCTTAACACGCCAGCCATCCTCGACAGTGCCTACAAATCACAAGCTCTGCAAGTGTTGGAGATGTGCCACATCGCAACTACAACCAACACGGTCAACCATCGGACTGACACCGACAACCTAAGCTGTGCGTACGCAAATCTCTTACTCTCGATCAAAGATCGAAGAGAGATGAGGAATGCGTCGTCAAAAAAGAGTAGAACCGAACACACAACTTTAAATAACACTCCCccaacacaaacacaaacacaaccCCCCATCGTACACCATCTTTTTGCGGGAAACAGTTGA